In Rhododendron vialii isolate Sample 1 chromosome 9a, ASM3025357v1, the following are encoded in one genomic region:
- the LOC131299798 gene encoding uncharacterized protein LOC131299798 translates to MATKGNVSIKIEDDDDVEVRGVADSLWSKKNEAFFIDIMEEEVKTMGSRDTGTFQIKSWARMRKSLSARAKYEYSELQIKNKFNQLRTMHTKFKSLCDQSGVGWCAEKGTVTADDNLWEKLYKVNKKAKHFRKKGFPHYAAMTRILGDTTATGFNAHPSVHSPSGTDSSDPSFQLKQDKDDGEIEVTNVVVSGKGKKVFDMKALKTTEPKESSKSKKRDSLSANLSASLSALVESSKRRVDILCNTRPGYLVF, encoded by the exons ATGGCTACCAAAGGCAATGTAAGTATCAAGattgaggatgatgatgatgttgaagTGAGAGGTGTAGCCGATTCCCTGTGGTCGAAGAAAAATGAAGCGTTTTTTATTGACATTATGGAGGAGGAGGTGAAAACAATGGGTAGTAGAGATACTGGGACTTTTCAGATAAAAAGTTGGGCTAGGATGAGGAAGAGTCTTTCTGCTAGAGCTAAATATGAATACTCTGaacttcaaataaaaaacaagttcaaccaACTACGCACTATGCACACCAAATTTAAAAGCCTTTGTGACCAAAGTGGCGTTGGGTGGTGTGCGGAAAAAGGTACTGTTACTGCTGATGATAACCTCTGGGAGAAGCTATATAAG GTTAATAAGAAGGCCAAGCATTTCAGGAAAAAAGGTTTCCCACACTATGCAGCGATGACCCGAATACTTGGAGATACCACTGCAACAGGATTCAATGCTCACCCATCAGTCCATTCCCCGTCTGGAACAGATAGTTCTGATCCCTCATTCCAACTTAAACAGGACAAAGACGATGGCGAAATAGAAGTAACGAATGTAGTGGTTAGTGGAAAAGGCAAAAAGGTTTTTGATATGAAGGCTTTGAAGACTACTGAGCCAAAGGAGAGTAGCAAGAGTAAGAAGAGGGACTCATTGTCTGCAAACCTCAGTGCATCTTTAAGTGCTCTTGTAGAAAGTAGCAAGAGGAGGGTGGATATCCTTTGTAATACCCGTCCCGGATATTTAGTATtttaa